One window of Pelobates fuscus isolate aPelFus1 chromosome 9, aPelFus1.pri, whole genome shotgun sequence genomic DNA carries:
- the LOC134573485 gene encoding lymphocyte antigen 6 complex locus protein G6d-like — protein MKGNNIIAVFLALLLSCQIGHTLDCYTCEYGICLLPIKKTCGTFEVCVTETSKLGGVVNMKSKGCMNPFNCMTDSSVSIGGITMTTSPSCCFSSLCNAAVTPRVSIISAMAAILSLWICRMF, from the exons atgaaGGGGAACAATATAATCGCAGTGTTTCTCGCTCTCCTGCTGAGCTGCCAGATTG GTCATACTCTGGACTGCTACACATGTGAGTATGGCATTTGCTTGCTCCCCATCAAGAAAACATGTGGCACGTTCGAGGTTTGTGTGACAGAAACATCAAAACTTGGTG GTGTGGTTAATATGAAGTCGAAAGGCTGCATGAACCCCTTTAACTGCATGACGGACTCGTCTGTGTCGATAGGCGGCATAACTATGACTACCAGCCCATCCTGCTGCTTCTCTAGCCTCTGCAACGCAGCCGTCACACCCAGGGTGTCTATTATTAGTGCGATGGCAGCCATATTGTCTCTGTGGATATGTAGAATGTTCTAA